The Chelonoidis abingdonii isolate Lonesome George chromosome 11, CheloAbing_2.0, whole genome shotgun sequence genomic interval CTGGGGCAacgggggcagggactggggggccagagctgggggaggggcaagaaTAGGGGTCCTTGAGGGGTGCTGGTTTCTAACAGGTCTGTTGTGTTTCAGGTGGCGCCTCTGCTGGGCCAGACAGCAGCAGGTGAGTGCCCCAGCCCCTCGGCTGTAGCTGTTGGCTCCCAcctggtcccagctctgctgccctccgcactcagagtgccctgggaaggggcagcaagGCTGGGGAAGCAGAGGGGATGGCGCAGAAAGAGCTGTGAGAGggtttggggaggggcaggggactctgggcccagggtgtggggggtgagaaggggcaaggggctggaggaggagaggtcaGTGGTGAGGGGTTttgaggacaggctggggctggaggaggacagggcagtggtggggggttttgaggaggggctgggggtgaggggtgggggaggatagggcagtggtggtgggggttgaggacgggttgggggtgggggaggataggGCAGTGCTGGGGTTTTGAGGAAGGTCTGGAAGAGGACAGGGCGGTGGTGGGGGGTtttgaggaggggaagggggaggacagGGCAGtaggggggttggggaggggctgagcacaagcaggtggtgggagaggggccCTATGGCTCAGCAGGGAAAGGTCGAGTTGCAGCCCAGTTCTGGTATCCCCCCGGCCCCCCACAGTGGTCCCCTTCGAGGAGGTGTGGAGCCGCAGTTACTGCCGTGCCCTGGAGACGCTGGTGGACGTGCTGGGCGAGTTCCCCCACGAGGCTGAGCACGTGTTCAAGCCGTCCTGTGTCCCGCTGCGGCGCTGTGCCGGCTGCTGCGGCGATGAGGACCTGGAGTGTGTCGCTGTGGAGACCCGCCCCGTGGCCATGCAGGTGGGTCCAGGGGTGGGGGCACTCTGACCCCTGGGCTCTGGCCCTGTCCTGCGTGGGACTGTGGCTGGCAAATGGCCCCCTGTGCTCCTGCCCTGGCTCCCCTGGCCAccttaaaatcaggacatctggccaccctaggcccatctagcccggtatcccgcCTCCTGCAGTGGCTGGTCCCAGCTGCCTTAGGGGAAGGTGCACAGAACCCCTGGTGGTTAACTCTGGAATAATCTGGCCAGGGATGGAGGGCGGGGGCAGCTCGTCCTCTGACCCCGGGGAGTGTAACCGGCTGTTCCCTGGGCCAGAGACACATCTGGCCAGCTCTGGCTCCCACTCGGCTCTTGGCCTGGCTGAGACCATGTGGCAGTGAGTCCTACAGGCTGCTGGTGCCCTGGTATGGTACAGTATGTACAATATTATGGTGGAGCCCAGGGGCCGCAGGCAGACTGTGCGTCCAGGCTGTGTCgcgtggggcaggggagcatttcccccaccagctccctgtCTTCTGCCCCCTGGGCACTGGCTTCCCTCCCATTTGGCCAGCTGGTAGCCCCCCAGCTTGGTCAGTACTTGGCCTTGCTGCTGCCTGGGAGAACTGAGCTTGGCCAGCGGAGCAGcagcccggggggcggggggcacggCATGAGGCGGGCTGGGGGCCAGGGTACCAATGAGCTGCATCCTCCCACCAGGTCGTCCGCCTCAGCCCGATCCAGGGGAAGAGTCAGCAGGAAGAGATGAGGTTCACCGAGCACAGCCGCTGCGcatgcaggtggggggggggggcacagccaGCGTGTGCAGGTGTGAGGGGGGCACAGCCAGCGCGTGCAGGTGGGGAGGCACGGCCAGAGTGTGCAGTGTGAGGGGGGCACGGCCAGCGTGTGCAGGTGAGGGGGGCATGGCCATCGCATGCAGGTGTGTGGGGAGGTATGGCTGGCACCTGCAGGTACAGCTGGTGCATGCAGGTGGGGGGGTACAGCCGGCGCATGCAAGTGTGGGGGGGTACGGCCTGcgggtgcaggtgggggggtaTGGCCGGATCATGTAGGTGTGGGGGCGGGCCCTGTGGCCGGGTACAAGCATAGGTGGAACACAGGTAGatggcgggtgtgtgtgtgtgtgtgtgcagcttgTGAGGGGTTAGGGCACGTGGCTGGtgcatgctttgagcagggggttggactaggtgaccccttgaggcctcttccaaccctgatattctctgatccTATGTCTAGGGGAGGGGATAGTGTGGCCAGTGGGGGACAGTGTCTGTGTGAGGGGGCCGGGGCCGGTACATGTGCTGGGGGTGGGTTGTGGCCTGTGCGGGGGATGCTGGCCTGTGGGTGTAGggggcagctgtgctgctcaTTCAGCCCCCACCAGGGACTCGCTGTTGGTTCCCGGactggccctgagccccaccagagCTCAGTCGGGGTCCCAGCCCCAGGACCCCAGAGGTGCGGGTTCCATATCTTGCGCATCATCCCCCACAGTGAGACTTGTCCCTGGCTGAgctacttccccctcccccccgcccgcccccttACCAGTGTCTCTCCGCTTTCAGGCCTCGGAGGAAACGATTGAAAAGCGAGAGGTAGGTGctggtctgggggcagggggggctccctgggctgcagggggtttcttgtgggggctggagagggaaaTGGGGGGCTCTCTGTGGTGCACAGGGTTCactggggggctggagagggaagtgggggtggttccctggggtgcagagggttccttgtggggctggggagggaagcagggggaaCTGGGCTCTCTGGTGATGGGGAGGTTCCCTAGAAAATTTGATGAATTGGGAAAGACCCCCAgccacagtggggggaggggagagatggacAGACATGGTGAGGGAGGGTGAGCACAAATCAGGAAGTagcgggaggggggggagagattccccctccccccaccccccgctttagCATGGCCGGGGGCTCTGGCACAGGGCTGTGGCCATGTCTGGGACCTCaaggctctggctggtgccaAGTGGGTGCTGTGATCTGTACGTTTGGTGCCACCCCCCCGTCTGGGCCCTGAGTTCCCTGGGCTGGTGCCCAAAACCTGGGGGTGGGGCATAGCAGAGCTGCAGGATGAGGGAAGGGAGCccttggagcagggcagggggcctGGCATGCAGAGAGTAActccccccacctcttccagaGACAGCAAGAGAGGGGCCAGGAGGAGACCTCGGGACCCGGgccctgtgcccctccccacccccctgtatGTACACACCCGGGCATAGGGGACAgaggggctggtgtgggggaCGATGGTGtaggcggggtggggggcacctTGGAatgcagaggctgctgggagttgtggggaggggcagagactgCTGTGGTCTCAGggggtctgggctccagcccccatGACCGTTGCCCACTCTCCCTCCCATGATGTCTGGCCAGGACAGGGGGACACCAGCCGAGGCGCCCGGCCGCTCTCCATGGGCCCTGTGCTCTGGGGTGCTCCAGGTGACTCCCAGCTGGCTCAGGAATCAGGGTGAGCAGATCAGGAGAGAGGGGGCTGTTTCTCCAGTGGGGTTGGGCACAGGATCGGCTTTCAGCTGATTCCCAGGGAATTGCACCCCACACCGCCAAAGTGTTGCCGAGGCCCTGGACCGCCGCCGAGTATTCCAATTGGGGCCCGCGGGTCATAAAACCGGCCCTGGTTGGGCACAGCACAGGGGTGGATGGTGGGGGTGGGTGATGGACCCCAAGGAGGCTCTGTCCTAGTCATGCTccaccctcccttctcccctctggtCCGGTTCTGCTGCGTGAGGCCATTGTCTGTGTTCCCTCCACAGGTGCCAGCCCCCATCACAGAGGGAGCTGAGGCCACAGCCGAGGCCAAGACCTGGGGTGAAGGAACCAGTCCTGCCCCCAGGTGGGGGTCCAGGGTGCAGCCCCCAAAGCAGACTGGAGCTGGGACCACCTCCAGCACCCAGTGAACGAGCCCACGTGCAgcatccaggctgggggggctggTGACCCCATGtgaaaggggcaaggggtgaTGCCTctagggcagtggggggaggggacttgcTCTGAAGTGGCTGCTGTTCCAGGGGGTTCTGccagggcagccaggggctcccaggtTGATGTCAGGGATAGGCAGGAGCTGAAGGCAGCTGGATGGGGAATTGAGGACCTGAACTTCTGGCAAAGGGAGCTTcaggccaggtgccccagg includes:
- the LOC116835314 gene encoding snake venom vascular endothelial growth factor toxin-like, which codes for MGPGSRWLLGAALLCQVAPLLGQTAAVVPFEEVWSRSYCRALETLVDVLGEFPHEAEHVFKPSCVPLRRCAGCCGDEDLECVAVETRPVAMQVVRLSPIQGKSQQEEMRFTEHSRCACRPRRKRLKSERDSKRGARRRPRDPGPVPLPTPLCQPPSQRELRPQPRPRPGVKEPVLPPGGGPGCSPQSRLELGPPPAPSERAHVQHPGWGGW